Proteins co-encoded in one Gossypium arboreum isolate Shixiya-1 chromosome 11, ASM2569848v2, whole genome shotgun sequence genomic window:
- the LOC108473631 gene encoding BTB/POZ domain-containing protein POB1-like: protein MRDQLNSDLFDPRTEMVPDFSRGASSSDGDFGFAFNDSNFSDRLLRIEIMGGPPQCRPDGEGCTSIADWARHRKRRREDIKKETVLDLSLCPEEQILNDNQPDMDDGVGCENQDEEPVAMVEETQSGDEDANSNESSWSMDCSAVLRVKTLHISSPILAAKSPFFYKLFSNGMRESEQRHVTLRINASEEAALMELLNFMYSNNLSVTTAPELLDVLMAADKFEVASCMRYCSRLLRNLPMTPESALLYLDLPSSVLMAEAVQPLTDAAKQYLAARYKDITKYQEEVLALPLAGIEAILSSDDLQIASEDAVYDFVLKWARAQYPKLEERREVLGSRLARFIRFPYMTCRKLKKVLTSNDFDHEVSSKLVLEALFFKAEAPHRQRSLAAEESASLNRRFIERAYKYRPVKVVEFELPRQQCVVYLDLKREECANLFPSGRVYSQAFHLGGQGFFLSAHCNMDQQSSFHCFGLFLGMQEKGSVSFAVDYEFAARSKPTEEFVSKYKGNYTFTGGKAVGYRNLFAIPWTSFMAEDSLYFINGILHLRAELTIRH from the exons ATGAGAGATCAATTGAATTCGGATCTGTTTGACCCGAGAACTGAGATGGTCCCAGATTTTTCGCGTGGGGCGTCTAGCTCCGATGGTGATTTCGGTTTCGCTTTCAACGATAGTAATTTCTCTGACAGACTTCTTCGGATTGAGATTATGGGCGGGCCCCCTCAGTGCCGCCCCGATGGAGAGGGTTGCACCAGCATCGCCGATTGGGCTCGCCACCGCAAAAGGCGTCGAGAGGATATCAAGAAGGAAACCG TTTTGGATCTTAGTTTATGTCCTGAGGAGCAGATTTTAAATGACAACCAGCCTGATATGGACGATGGTGTAGGCTGTGAGAATCAAGACGAGGAGCCAGTGGCAATGGTTGAAGAAACACAATCAG GTGATGAGGATGCGAATAGCAATGAATCAAGCTGGAGCATGGATTGTTCTGCAGTTCTGAGAGTTAAAACATTGCATATCAGTTCTCCCATTTTAGCAGCAAAAAGTCCCTTCTTCTACAAG CTTTTCTCAAATGGGATGAGGGAGTCGGAGCAACGGCATGTAACCTTAAGAATCAATGCCTCTG AGGAAGCTGCTCTCATGGAGCTTTTGAATTTTATGTATAGCAACAACTTATCTGTCACCACAGCTCCTGAATTGCTTGATGTGCTGATGGCTGCTGACAAATTTGAGGTTGCCTCTTGTATGAGATACTGCAGCCGGCTATTGCGCAATTTGCCTATGACACCAGAGTCAGCTTTGCTTTATTTGGATCTTCCCTCGAGTGTGTTAATGGCTGAAGCTGTCCAACCATTGACTGATGCTGCAAAGCAGTATCTCGCTGCCCGTTACAAAGACATTACCAA GTACCAAGAAGAGGTATTGGCTTTGCCACTAGCTGGGATTGAGGCAATATTGTCCAGTGATGATCTGCAAATCGCATCTGAGGATGCTGTGTATGACTTCGTGTTAAAGTGGGCAAGGGCTCAGTACCCAAAACTGGAAGAGCGTAGGGAAGTGCTTGGTTCGCGCCTTGCTCGCTTTATTCGCTTCCCTTATATGACCTGCCGGAAGCTTAAGAAGGTGTTAACAAGTAACGATTTTGATCATGAGGTTTCATCGAAACTTGTGCTTGAGGCCCTTTTTTTCAAGGCTGAAGCTCCACATAGACAACGAAGTTTGGCTGCAGAGGAGTCTGCCAGCTTGAACCGTCGCTTTATTGAGCGAGCTTACAAGTATCGGCCTGTTAAGGTGGTGGAATTTGAACTTCCCCGTCAGCAATGTGTTGTATACCTGGACTTGAAGAGGGAGGAGTGTGCAAATTTATTCCCTTCTGGACGAGTTTATTCTCAGGCATTCCACCTGGGTGGACAAGGTTTCTTCCTTTCAGCCCATTGCAACATGGACCAGCAGAGCTCTTTCCATTGCTTCGGGTTGTTTTTAGGAATGCAGGAAAAGGGTTCTGTTAGTTTTGCAGTGGACTATGAATTTGCAGCAAGGTCAAAGCCAACAGAGGAGTTCGTCAGCAAATACAAAGGCAACTACACATTCACCGGCGGCAAGGCTGTTGGCTACCGGAATTTATTCGCTATACCTTGGACTTCTTTCATGGCTGAAGACAGTCTTTACTTCATAAATGGTATACTCCATCTTCGGGCTGAGTTAACCATCAGGCACTAA
- the LOC108473632 gene encoding protein CURVATURE THYLAKOID 1A, chloroplastic, which translates to MATAASSSSSMVATAVLIPRFPAASVGTTRCSALPPLPPRVSTASLSFSSSVKLIPESKRFSLLQTKASEETSVDAGDLFADLKEKWDKVEDKTTVVLYGGGALVAVWLSSILIGAINSVPLLPKIMELVGVGYTGWFIYRYLLFKSSRKELATDIEALKNKITGTE; encoded by the exons atggCGACAGCTGCATCCTCTTCATCCTCCATGGTGGCCACCGCCGTTTTGATTCCTCGTTTTCCGGCAGCCTCCGTTGGAACTACCCGCTGCAGTGCCTTGCCGCCTCTCCCTCCTCGCGTTTCGACCGCTTCCTTGTCTTTTTCCTCTTCCGTTAAGCTAATCCCAG AATCCAAGAGGTTTTCTCTACTGCAGACAAAAGCCTCAGAAGAGACCTCTGTTGATGCTGGTGACCTTTTCGCTGACTTGAAGGAAAAG TGGGATAAAGTTGAGGACAAGACCACAGTTGTTCTTTACGGTGGTGGGGCATTAGTTGCTGTTTGGCTATCATCCATTCTTATTGGTGCCATTAACTCGGTCCCTTTG CTTCCGAAGATAATGGAGTTGGTAGGAGTTGGATACACAGGATGGTTTATCTACAGATACCTTCTCTTCAAG TCAAGCAGGAAAGAACTAGCCACGGATATCGAGGCACTGAAGAATAAGATTACTGGAACTGAATAG
- the LOC108472595 gene encoding GDSL esterase/lipase At4g01130 — protein MPLSLPKIIVHFRHVLVVLSVGMAMLSTCLTQDSKCEFKAIFNFGDSNSDTGGFWAAFPAQSGPFGMTFFHKPSGRATDGRLILDFLAQALGMPFISPYLQSIVSDYRHGVNFATLASTVLLPNTSLFVTGISPFSLAIQLNQMKEFKAKVVEYHSENTKGSTQLPSPDIFGKSIYTFYIGQNDFTSNLKAIDIEGVKQYLPQVVSQIAATVKELFGLGGRTFFVLNLAPVGCYPALLVQLPHETSDLDKFGCLISYNKAVVDYNNMLKEALSQTRRELSNVSLIYVDTHAVLLQLFQDPTSHGLRYGTKACCGYGGGNYNFHPEVYCGNTKVMNGTKVTASACKDPNNYVSWDGIHATEAANKLTTLAILNGSYFDPPFPLHKLCYLHPVG, from the exons ATGCCGCTGTCTTTACCCAAAATCATTGTTCATTTCAGGCATGTGTTGGTGGTACTGTCGGTGGGGATGGCAATGTTGTCAACTTGTTTAACCCAAGATTCCAAATGTGAATTCAAAGCAATCTTCAACTTTGGCGATTCAAATTCTGATACGGGCGGCTTTTGGGCTGCTTTCCCGGCTCAGTCGGGACCTTTTGGCATGACCTTCTTCCACAAACCATCTGGTCGTGCTACTGATGGCAGACTTATACTTGATTTCTTGG CACAAGCACTGGGAATGCCATTTATCAGCCCATACTTGCAATCAATAGTATCTGATTATAGGCATGGAGTTAACTTTGCAACGCTGGCTTCCACAGTGCTTTTGCCTAACACTTCATTATTTGTTACTGGGATCAGTCCTTTTTCTTTGGCCATTCAGCTTAATCAGATGAAGGAATTCAAGGCCAAAGTTGTTGAATATCATTCTGAGAATACAAAAG GATCAACGCAGCTGCCTTCACCGGATATCTTTGGGAAATCAATCTACACCTTTTATATTGGTCAGAATGATTTTACTTCAAATTTGAAAGCCATTGATATCGAGGGAGTGAAGCAATATCTTCCTCAAGTGGTTTCGCAAATTGCTGCCACTGTCAAG GAGCTATTTGGTCTAGGGGGGCGTACATTTTTTGTTCTAAATCTTGCACCAGTTGGTTGTTATCCAGCGTTATTAGTGCAGCTGCCTCACGAAACCTCGGACTTGGACAAATTTGGTTGCCTTATCTCTTACAACAAGGCTGTGGTCGATTATAATAACATGTTAAAGGAGGCACTAAGCCAAACCAGACGAGAACTTTCCAATGTTTCTTTAATATATGTGGACACTCATGCTGTACTTTTGCAGCTTTTCCAGGATCCCACGTCCCATG GTCTTAGATATGGTACTAAAGCTTGTTGTGGATATGGTGGTGGCAACTATAATTTTCACCCAGAGGTTTATTGTGGGAATACGAAGGTGATGAATGGAACCAAGGTGACAGCATCGGCATGTAAAGACCCCAACAACTATGTTAGCTGGGACGGGATACATGCTACTGAAGCTGCCAACAAACTTACTACATTAGCCATTCTTAATGGCTCTTACTTTGATCCTCCATTTCCACTTCACAAGCTCTGTTATCTACACCCTGTAGGTTGA